In the genome of Caenorhabditis elegans chromosome IV, the window AATTATTGAAGATGTTTTCTGAGAAGCCTCGTTTTGGAATTCCGTTTTTATTGAGTCACCCAAAACAAAAACGTTTGAACCATGACACATTCCAAGCTGTTTCCAAGCTTTGTGAAAGTTCCCAAACATTAAATgttcttaaaataattttttccaaaccctaatgaatattttttctgaaattgttgttGTCCGGAGTGGTCTTCATTTCGTTATCAGAGAATTCCATTCTTCTACCCAACTTCTGCATTCAACATACTTGCTCCTTTCCCTCTCGCTCCCATCAAAATGTTATCAATTTATCACTTATCTCCCATAAATACACACGTCTCATGACGCTTAACAGCCATATTAACACACATTTGAAAGGAAATAAAAGGGAAAtggcaaaaataataatgttgATTAGAACATGAGGGATTATCACagaaatttcttgtttttttccagaccgCCCGTCTTTCCTATGTAATCCTCAACTACGATCGTCTTGGATTCGACGCCGCTGATTTCCGACAAAATTCGCGTTCGGGAAGATGTCAGGTGAGATATTTGTACTTTTATTCTTCTTGTTTCCGATTGGCATTATTTGCTTTTCGATGACTCATACAGAGCAGCGCTATGCAAATATTAAGAAACTCTTGTTTTCGTGTGTCTGGAAAAATGTGAGAGCTTTTTGGCGTGGTGGTCTTGAGGGAgtctaaatttttatagattattaattttgagaaaaacataTGTTTAATATTTCCAGGCATTGTTCAATGGAGGAAACCATACCGGACTTGTGCCAGTTGATCCAACACAAGACTTCAAAAATACTCCAAAAGTTCTTGCTCAAAGATCAGGAGTTCCTCAAATGGTCAGAGGAAGATATATGTTTAGAGTTGATGATGTTGTTAGACCAGCCGGATGCAGTAACAAAACTGGAGGAACTtgttagtttttgattttttttttctggaaaataacataaatgttctaaaaaaatgttcagatccAATGTTGATCTACCCAAACATTGTGAACATGCTCGGAGAAATGACTGTAGATGTGAATGCAATCTGTCTTGACAAGTCTCAAACCTATATTCTTATGATCGAACAACGTCAAACTGCCACTTGTACAGTACTGACTTCTGCGATTGCTCGATGCAATCTACCAAAGATTTTCGATTGGGGAACTAAAACTGTATATTTCCAACCACAATCCGGAGGTGCAAATGATGAAAAAGCATTTGTTGGTTACATATATTTTGTCCCACCAACGTTGGATCCTATGAGGTTAGACATTGGAAATGTATAcgattggttcaaaaatccTCTTCCCTACACAACAATGCCTTTGGTCTGGTATCCAAGAAACTTTACGAATCCGGAAATGACTCAGCATATGGATCAAGTTCGAATGAATGATGACACGCTTTACAGTACACAGCTTGGATTGTATGTTATTGCATACAGAGAATACAAGGATGACACTGTAAGTTTTATCTTGTACCGATTATTGCTCATTTAAcaattgtagatcaaaaaattccgTCCGGAGCATCGTGTGATCTGTCGTCTGGCAACATACTCAAACAGAAATACTTATGAATATCGTTGGAAACCACAGGAAGAACGAATCAATTTGTATCAAGTTGAGCAATGGTACATGAATGATTGGGAACGTCAAAATGATTTGTATCACTATCGATTTGGATATTTGAAGTTGGCTCCTTTGAAGACTAATCAAGAACAGAATCCACAACAATTACTATCTGGGTGAGAGtttcataaattaattttcaaatttcaaacgacCGAAGGTTTTAGTCTGGTCTCTTCTCCGATTTCTCTTCACTTCCTGTGGACATCAAACAATCCTCAATTTGCTACAACAACTTATTCCCAACAGGATGAATCGGCTCGAACTGAATATGTGAAGAAGAAGTCATTGGAAATGTGTCATGATTGGTACGATGAGGATGGAGCTCAATGGAACTTTATCAGAGATACGGAAACTAACTCTTCCTGTCCATGCATTGAACGTCAAGCCATTGCTGATATTGGTAGATTTATGCCACATCCAAGATGTTCACAAGCTTTCCGTGATATCACTTGTACCACTTCAATTGGCTCTAGAAATTGTTACATGAGCTCGCAAAATGTTATGACTACTTATGCAGGAGATGGAAGACAATACAATGAAAATCTTGCGTAAGTTGAATGATATATGTATTAGTcgatagaaataatttttcgatctTTCAAATTCAATCTAGGACTTTATGGCTTCCAATATATTTACGAATATTGCAAAAgatattctcagaaaaaaaaatcatcccAAAAATCATTGTGAAATTGCTCAAATTCGCAAGAGTAGCTAGACATTAGAATGTCTGATTTCATAGCCGCGAGTGGCAGACTTCATTATCAGACGCCttgtatatttatttttgttacagTCGCTTCCCAACTCACTATGGTCAAGTCTGCTGTTACGATGATCAAGGACATCTGATGCAAACATCTTATCAACCAGTTATTAAAGTAACACCTGAAGTTCCATACAACCCTGGTTTCCCAATGAGAGCCTACGAATTTGGAACAGCTCCTTACATGGGACAATATGAAGTACCGGGTCTATCAGCATTCCATAACGACTATATGCCATATTTCCTGTGCTGTAAATTTGCGGATTTTCGATGTCAAATGTTCTATTGGAGACGCCCATCTTCTGGATGTCAAGAGTATCAGCCACCTGCATATGGAGAAGTTATGGGTGCAGGAACATTCAATACGATTGATAatgataaattcattttcaacgaACCGGGAGTTTACAACGGATTGTATATTCCACATACTCTTTCTACTCCAGAGGTGAAAGTTCAGATTCGAATGGAGAGATATCCGAATAGAAGAGTCGATTTCAGTGAGTCttgttgtttttcagaacACGGAGTTAGAAGTATTCTTACAGGTCTTCTCGGTAGATACATGGCACAGCAAGATCTTGTACAGCCAACCAATGCAACTGTTGTTACCGGAGTTGTTCTTGAAGCTACTGGAACTGATAGAGTACACGTTGTTGCAAGAAAGGATACAAGAAGATTCAGATACAGAACTTCTATTATTGTTGGAAATATTCTGCGATACTTCGATACAATGAGAATTCAAAGGTTTAAGGGTAAGTCTTATTctaacttcaaatttaaaatatttggttcTCATTTTCAGGAGTGATGATTTATGTGAACAACGTCGAACGCGGTCAGCCAGAAATCTACGTAGTTCTCGAAGAAGCTCAGATCGGAATACGTGTCCGTGAATCATATGCAATCGATATCGATCGTCTCTCTGAATATCAAGAATCTATGGGAATCCTCAACATTGCTGTCTCAGTGCCTCCACAATACGGGGTTCGTCCAGACGGAGACAAGACGAGAGAACAAGAAATCCGACAGAGATACAACTTGCCACGTGTCAGTGGAGTATTCCGACCATTCCCTGATCAATCATCTGGAAGTTATCTGAACACTCTCACATTGAATGATGTTAACTCGGAAACTTATAGACAACAGATCATCAATATGTGTAAGTATTATTGAGATCAGTTATtagtaaaacttttaatgTTTCAGATAGAGTCCAAGGATCAGGAGAACCAGGATCAGATCAGAATATCAATAATCAAGGGAACAACTATGGTATGCCAACAGAAAATATGTTCACAACTTCGAGAGACGAAGATAAGAAGTTTGAAGTATTCCCTGAAGCTCAAATGAAAAGTGGACCCATTTTCAAGACTTCTCCTAAATATGAAACGTAAGTTGCGAATTTGTTCGCTGAGAATTagaatcttcaatttttagtggCGCCTACCGATTCTATCCGATGACTGGTCAAGTTCTGAATCAGAGACTTCAGACATGCAGAGATATGCAACAGAATACCAACAGTATGTAACAATAGTaaagttaacttttttattaaagtCTGGAATTTTTAGTCAACATGCAGCCACTTCAATCCCAACTTACTGGTGAATACGGTCAAACTCAGTGTCCAGACAATCCATCCTCGATTATTCAAGATTGTGGAGACTCTGTACCATGTCTCTATGATTATTATAACTTCAATGCAAAACTTTTGGGATTGAATGTAAAGAATGAGTGGAACACGTTTACTTCTGATCGATTCGATGCTTCACGACAGTGTAAGtacatctgaaaatcattcgattcaatgtttttttttttgaaaaaaaaaacgaagtagaataataattgataaaatgaaTTCTATTAAtgctttcttcaaaaaaaactcgttgtttctaattttagaCAATAGCTGTGGTGTGATCAATATCGAATATCCAGAATATTTGATGAAAACTTCATCAATGTCATCTGCTTACTTACAAGGAGATGTTGCCCGATTCGAGTGTTTCCAATCACATTGGATCTATGGAGTTCATGAATATAAATGCGGAATTGTTGTGGATCGAAATCAACGAAACATCATTGATCCACGCGATTATCGTTTTGAATGGAACAAAGGAGAACAGCCATGGTGTAGATCAAgagaaaaacagaatttcTTGACTTGGCTTGCGATTATTGGTGGAATATTTGGAGTATTAGTATTTGTGATTCTCATTTTCTTGTGCTGTTGGATTGtgaaacagaagaaaaagGGAGAAGCAGCAGAAAGAAGAGGATACGATATGGCAAGCAGAAGCTCAATGACTGGAAGTCGTGGCGGAAAGAAGTATCCAATTCACGAATCAGAGCCATTAAATGAGAAACGTTTTGATGCAGATACGTACAGAGATGATGATTTTTATCCTCCTGCAAGGTTTGTGGAAcaatttgttggttttttaaataataaacgTCAGAGGTGAAGTTAAACTCTGAAATGGTAGTTACAGATCAGAAgcctcaaaaattgattaatgtAAGTATGAATGGTGTTTCTAGTGCCAGAAAATTTAATCTAATACTAATTTTTTCTACCACTGAATTCACTcaaaagattttaaattagTTCACGTACAATTCCCATGAATTATTGCTTAAGTTCGACCCAGAAATGTTAATTTGGAGCAGAAATGGCAAAATTCTGGCAAGACATGATTGCGCCCAAGTTTAACCCAAGTTTAATCAAACTTGTACCAAACGAAGAAAAGTCctttgaaaagttaattttttgtccaaacGTGAGAAAGAAAATAGCTCCGAATGCAGTGCACAAGATTGTGGAAATGCACAACTTCCATCATAGTTCCCTCTGATAACCGAAATTATCTTTAACACATTTTAGAATagtgcctgaaatttttcacaaatattgATTCAATCTCTCcatagtaaattttttataaagaacattttatgaatttgattattttacaGAGAAGAACAATACGCTGCTCGAAATGAGGATCTACACGGACTCAAGACTTCTGTAtaatcattttaaaagttatctCATTTTGTAATTCCTTTGTGCACAACGATGGAACACATTTCcttttaattacttttttaaaggaaatgcatttaattgtaaaaaagtgcatttgatatttaacaaaaatggtCTCATTCTCTCTTCAAATCCTTTCATTCTGCCAATTTTCGAATCGAAAACCTGCAAACATCCTctatttttctgtgatttttcttTTGCCTGGAAAGGTGCGTATTTATTTTAAGTATATGTTTGAATTGTGAATATACCCCCATGACTGATgatgattttttctttcctgGTCCCACGTTCCTATTTTTaggtttcaaagttttatgtgttcgttttttttttcggaaaaaaaagctATAGACTCTAATAGTTGTGATGCATTTAtgtaatttgaatttacagatatttcaaaatgctcTCCCAACAATTTTGAGCATTACCGAACCTCAATGTTCTAGTCGATTGAAACTAAtaataaactcaaaatttttttagcttcACTATGATATTGAgacatttgagaaaatttttaacgcTTTCCACAGTCCCCATATTGataatttaatgttttctatATATTTCTATGACGTAATTACCAAAATAATCATTATTTCTAATCGGACAGAAAAACTCTtttgtttgaagttttgagaaCATTACTTTCATTCAAGTATGTATGTGCCTCCTGCTGTTAATCAGTGTCAGATGTTTagttcttttttcaaagttaaaaaagtcgaaaagCTATTATTATAAGTTCATTTACTATTATATATCTTGCAAACGAAAACAAGAATCAAGAGTGAAATTAACAGGATTATAAAGTTTCTTGAATATTCA includes:
- the F54D1.6 gene encoding uncharacterized protein (Confirmed by transcript evidence) translates to MTSSVRLAFLATLLLLLPLEAQIQQANSANVNQNVGQQDTGTLFTGTGTNLYYGVNLVPFGPEVGDQEVNPGLLTAGQTIDLHMYFPFYGGLYNYSTLSVNGYIGFATVLDQGPTLNVGPDMTDWPRHEDPAMIAPYLCKQQIPQNLNPGMRSGVFYRLMMRQSLFGRQTGSNMNMGQATYQSSFFGQSASKACPGTPDSYVRCDSQADYFLEEMQRWLIEGVAGAAAFRADAALVVTWYNTASAISGRSDIDSGQLATYQAIWLTDRTARLSYVILNYDRLGFDAADFRQNSRSGRCQALFNGGNHTGLVPVDPTQDFKNTPKVLAQRSGVPQMVRGRYMFRVDDVVRPAGCSNKTGGTYPMLIYPNIVNMLGEMTVDVNAICLDKSQTYILMIEQRQTATCTVLTSAIARCNLPKIFDWGTKTVYFQPQSGGANDEKAFVGYIYFVPPTLDPMRLDIGNVYDWFKNPLPYTTMPLVWYPRNFTNPEMTQHMDQVRMNDDTLYSTQLGLYVIAYREYKDDTIKKFRPEHRVICRLATYSNRNTYEYRWKPQEERINLYQVEQWYMNDWERQNDLYHYRFGYLKLAPLKTNQEQNPQQLLSGLVSSPISLHFLWTSNNPQFATTTYSQQDESARTEYVKKKSLEMCHDWYDEDGAQWNFIRDTETNSSCPCIERQAIADIGRFMPHPRCSQAFRDITCTTSIGSRNCYMSSQNVMTTYAGDGRQYNENLARFPTHYGQVCCYDDQGHLMQTSYQPVIKVTPEVPYNPGFPMRAYEFGTAPYMGQYEVPGLSAFHNDYMPYFLCCKFADFRCQMFYWRRPSSGCQEYQPPAYGEVMGAGTFNTIDNDKFIFNEPGVYNGLYIPHTLSTPEVKVQIRMERYPNRRVDFSLLGRYMAQQDLVQPTNATVVTGVVLEATGTDRVHVVARKDTRRFRYRTSIIVGNILRYFDTMRIQRFKGVMIYVNNVERGQPEIYVVLEEAQIGIRVRESYAIDIDRLSEYQESMGILNIAVSVPPQYGVRPDGDKTREQEIRQRYNLPRVSGVFRPFPDQSSGSYLNTLTLNDVNSETYRQQIINMYRVQGSGEPGSDQNINNQGNNYGMPTENMFTTSRDEDKKFEVFPEAQMKSGPIFKTSPKYETGAYRFYPMTGQVLNQRLQTCRDMQQNTNINMQPLQSQLTGEYGQTQCPDNPSSIIQDCGDSVPCLYDYYNFNAKLLGLNVKNEWNTFTSDRFDASRQYNSCGVINIEYPEYLMKTSSMSSAYLQGDVARFECFQSHWIYGVHEYKCGIVVDRNQRNIIDPRDYRFEWNKGEQPWCRSREKQNFLTWLAIIGGIFGVLVFVILIFLCCWIVKQKKKGEAAERRGYDMASRSSMTGSRGGKKYPIHESEPLNEKRFDADTYRDDDFYPPAREEQYAARNEDLHGLKTSV